In Mycobacterium stomatepiae, the following are encoded in one genomic region:
- a CDS encoding aldehyde dehydrogenase family protein, whose protein sequence is MDSDFTMTIAGTRTRKAASTPVLNPATRSVLTHVPSADPTDVDRTVEAARHAFPGWAARPHTERQTALAAIADRLECHAEEFMALLTSEQGKPRAMAQWEIDGSITWFREVAQQSLPDEIIEDTTDRLVVSRHTPLGVVAAIVPWNFPVLLAVWKIAPALNAGNTVIVKPSAFIPLCDLKLVELVQDILPPGVLSALSGNDELGRWLTEHPDIAKVAFTGSTETGKHVMRSAAGTLKRITLELGGNDPAIVLDDVDLITLAPNLFWAAFQNNGQFCNAAKRLYVHDRVYDRVRDALTEYARTIVVGNGADPTTDLGPVQNELQYRKVAEYFDDCSAHGYDFALGGTIDRDAPGWFVPITLVDNPPENSRLVAEEPFGPIVPLLRWSDDDDVIARANDTPWGLGASVWGTDVQRLQNIARRLEAGTVWINEVHQYSPHQVFAGHKQSGIGAENSLHGLAEYTNHQTITLKKTAGLTG, encoded by the coding sequence GTGGATTCCGACTTCACGATGACCATCGCTGGAACACGCACTCGAAAAGCAGCTTCAACGCCCGTTCTCAACCCGGCGACACGATCGGTTCTCACCCACGTGCCCAGCGCGGATCCGACGGATGTTGACCGAACAGTTGAAGCCGCGCGACACGCCTTTCCAGGGTGGGCGGCACGGCCGCATACAGAACGCCAAACCGCGCTGGCTGCGATCGCTGACCGACTCGAATGCCACGCCGAAGAGTTCATGGCACTGCTGACAAGTGAGCAGGGCAAGCCACGGGCGATGGCGCAGTGGGAGATTGACGGCTCCATCACCTGGTTTCGGGAAGTAGCACAACAATCGCTACCGGACGAAATCATCGAAGACACCACCGACCGGCTCGTCGTAAGCCGGCACACACCACTTGGAGTGGTAGCAGCGATCGTCCCATGGAACTTCCCTGTACTACTTGCGGTATGGAAGATCGCGCCGGCACTCAATGCGGGCAACACCGTCATCGTCAAGCCGAGCGCGTTCATCCCGTTGTGCGACCTGAAACTGGTCGAGCTCGTTCAAGACATTCTTCCCCCGGGAGTTCTGAGCGCGCTGAGTGGTAACGACGAGCTGGGCCGGTGGCTGACTGAGCACCCCGACATCGCCAAAGTCGCGTTCACCGGCAGCACCGAAACCGGCAAGCATGTAATGCGATCGGCGGCAGGAACCCTCAAGCGAATCACTTTGGAGCTGGGCGGCAACGATCCGGCGATCGTCCTCGATGATGTCGATCTAATAACGTTGGCGCCCAATCTATTCTGGGCGGCCTTTCAGAACAACGGCCAGTTTTGCAACGCCGCCAAGCGGCTGTACGTGCACGACCGGGTCTACGACCGGGTGCGTGACGCCCTGACCGAATACGCACGAACGATCGTCGTTGGCAACGGCGCCGACCCCACCACCGACCTCGGTCCTGTCCAAAATGAGCTGCAATATCGCAAGGTTGCGGAGTACTTTGACGATTGCAGCGCGCACGGCTACGACTTCGCGCTTGGGGGCACCATCGATCGCGATGCGCCTGGCTGGTTCGTCCCCATCACCCTCGTCGACAACCCCCCGGAGAACTCTCGTCTGGTGGCCGAGGAACCGTTTGGTCCAATTGTTCCCTTGCTGCGCTGGTCCGATGACGATGACGTCATTGCCCGCGCCAACGACACACCGTGGGGATTAGGGGCGTCGGTCTGGGGCACCGATGTACAGCGACTTCAGAACATCGCGCGCCGCCTCGAGGCCGGCACCGTGTGGATCAACGAAGTTCATCAATATTCCCCGCACCAAGTCTTCGCCGGTCACAAACAATCCGGAATCGGCGCCGAGAACTCGCTGCACGGGCTTGCCGAATACACCAACCACCAAACCATCACCCTCAAGAAAACGGCGGGACTCACCGGATGA